In one window of Nocardiopsis aegyptia DNA:
- a CDS encoding class I SAM-dependent methyltransferase, with the protein MDRSLIARLPLPLPAERIIALNQPKVDLHTHRRYDWNGWEFDVPPGVFLPGATSRMIHQRLLDDDIDVRGRHYVAMGSGLGVEAVVAGLRGARTVHAVDVHPASVRATEDNYRRLVDGAADTATAFVPVVADVFDGFPEGVRADVVTFNPPAVSQSVSDDPDIVRNVCAGAPVIDAFFTQIAERDLLAPGGAVYFVASNTADLRHIVGHALDTGFTPHVHHLHDWEDGVLTYLFRFTRENARSTREDAR; encoded by the coding sequence GTGGATCGCTCCCTGATCGCACGACTCCCGCTCCCGCTCCCCGCCGAGCGGATCATCGCCCTCAACCAGCCCAAGGTCGACCTGCACACGCACCGACGCTACGACTGGAACGGGTGGGAGTTCGACGTTCCCCCCGGTGTGTTCCTCCCCGGCGCCACCAGCCGCATGATCCACCAGCGCCTCCTGGACGACGACATCGACGTACGCGGGCGCCACTACGTCGCCATGGGGTCCGGACTGGGCGTCGAGGCGGTCGTGGCCGGCCTGCGCGGGGCGCGCACCGTCCACGCCGTCGACGTCCACCCCGCCAGCGTCCGCGCGACCGAGGACAACTACCGCCGCCTCGTCGACGGTGCCGCCGACACCGCGACCGCGTTCGTCCCGGTGGTCGCCGACGTCTTCGACGGCTTCCCCGAGGGCGTACGGGCCGACGTCGTCACCTTCAACCCGCCCGCGGTGAGCCAGTCCGTCAGCGACGACCCCGACATCGTCCGCAACGTCTGCGCGGGCGCCCCCGTCATCGACGCCTTCTTCACCCAGATCGCCGAGCGCGACCTGCTGGCGCCCGGGGGAGCGGTCTACTTCGTCGCCTCCAACACCGCCGACCTGCGCCACATCGTCGGCCACGCCCTGGACACCGGGTTCACCCCCCACGTCCACCACCTCCACGACTGGGAGGACGGCGTCCTGACCTACCTGTTCCGCTTCACCCGGGAGAACGCCCGGTCCACCCGGGAGGACGCCCGATGA
- a CDS encoding MFS transporter, with protein sequence MPSPTPPNATRPRPPLLRHPRFVRLWCATTASGLATWAMPFILGLAVLDGTLTAVHLGLVLAARTAGFLVAVPLGGLLADRHSRRAVVLWSGLLAAAATPVMVAGLDTPPALMAAAALVVGAGQGACRPAFQALTAEVVDPDDRQRANAAITFSVRVTTLLAPGLTALLATVMGTAPLLLVTALFWLAAALLPGPGSHTAAPRADRAPFHTEFLEGLAEARRHPWFLAGLGALTVVIAAGYSSTSVLLPLASRDHYGTEAVLAGALTAYTGGALLGAVIVARWTPRHQGWTALAGLALYGLAPLSLILPVGPIVVFAAYAVVGVGVELFNVPWFTAAQREVEPGKLARVSSLDFLFSYGFAPVGLALIAPAAQAFGTDAVLVACALLCFAAPGLAALAPGARGFAVDRVARNRPFSRT encoded by the coding sequence GTGCCTTCGCCGACGCCGCCGAACGCGACCAGGCCCCGGCCCCCGCTACTGCGCCACCCCCGGTTCGTGCGCCTGTGGTGCGCGACCACCGCCTCCGGGCTGGCGACCTGGGCCATGCCCTTCATCCTCGGCCTCGCCGTCCTGGACGGAACGCTCACCGCCGTCCACCTGGGCCTGGTGCTGGCCGCCCGCACCGCCGGCTTCCTCGTCGCGGTCCCGCTCGGAGGGCTCCTCGCCGACCGGCACTCGCGCCGCGCGGTCGTGCTGTGGTCCGGCCTGCTCGCCGCCGCCGCGACCCCGGTCATGGTCGCCGGCCTGGACACACCGCCCGCGCTGATGGCCGCCGCCGCGCTGGTCGTGGGCGCCGGCCAGGGCGCCTGCCGCCCCGCCTTCCAGGCCCTGACCGCCGAGGTCGTCGACCCCGACGACCGTCAGCGGGCCAACGCCGCCATCACCTTCTCCGTACGCGTGACCACCCTGCTGGCCCCGGGCCTGACCGCCCTGCTGGCCACGGTGATGGGCACCGCTCCCCTGCTGCTGGTCACGGCGCTGTTCTGGCTCGCCGCCGCGCTCCTGCCGGGTCCGGGCTCGCACACCGCCGCCCCCCGCGCCGACCGGGCGCCCTTCCACACCGAGTTCCTCGAAGGGCTGGCCGAGGCGCGGCGCCACCCCTGGTTCCTGGCCGGGCTCGGCGCGCTCACCGTCGTCATCGCCGCGGGCTACTCCTCCACGAGCGTGCTGCTGCCGCTGGCCAGCCGCGACCACTACGGCACCGAGGCCGTCCTGGCGGGCGCCCTGACCGCCTACACCGGTGGCGCGCTGCTCGGCGCGGTGATCGTCGCCCGCTGGACACCGCGCCACCAGGGCTGGACGGCGCTGGCCGGGCTCGCGCTGTACGGGCTGGCCCCGCTCAGCCTCATCCTGCCCGTGGGCCCGATCGTGGTGTTCGCCGCCTACGCGGTGGTGGGCGTGGGGGTCGAGCTGTTCAACGTCCCGTGGTTCACCGCCGCCCAGCGCGAGGTGGAGCCGGGCAAGCTCGCGCGGGTGTCCTCACTGGACTTCCTGTTCTCCTACGGTTTCGCGCCCGTGGGGCTGGCACTGATCGCCCCGGCCGCGCAGGCGTTCGGTACCGACGCGGTCCTGGTGGCCTGCGCCCTGCTGTGCTTCGCCGCGCCGGGCCTGGCCGCGCTCGCCCCGGGGGCCCGGGGGTTCGCGGTCGACCGGGTCGCCCGGAACCGACCCTTCAGCCGGACCTGA